Genomic window (Phragmites australis chromosome 5, lpPhrAust1.1, whole genome shotgun sequence):
CTGAGTTGTTGGTCTATGCATGGCTCGACTAGCCGTATTGTGCTGGCCTAACCCATCCACACTTGTGTCTAGATTGTGCCTACAGTGACGTGCTATAGGTCGATCCAGTAGCACATCTTAGTTGATCATCTTTAGCTATAATCCATTCTATCGTCCCACCAGTGTAGTGGTTATGTTATTATATTTCGTGACTGTAGAAATTTTTTATGCAGATCAACCATAGCCTTCAGATCGAACTAACGATATTTGATGTTTACACGTTTATACTCATTTGCTTATAAAAAGAGatgttctcattttttttaacagaaaAACGTGTTCTCCCTATACTATAGAACTGGTACCCTCAactttattattttctttttaaaaaaactactgGTCTATCTTTTATTATCAAGACTCAATAATCCCAAAATTAAAAATACGAAACTACTAGTCTCGCATCGGTAATCACCCTCAAATTCAATAATACCATGAAATGAAGCAAAAAACCATCACAGGCTGGCCCAGGAAATTATCAGTGGGGCCATTTGCCAACGACGTGACCGCGCGCGCCGAAACAAAATTtccctccgcctcctccccacTCATATTTTCGCCACGTCAGCGATCCGCTCCAAAACGCATCTCACCCGTCCATATCGTGCATTACCCAACGCCTCGCGCTCCTCCACGTCAGTGATCCGCGGCACCCACACCTCCGCCAATCAACGCCCACCGCTTGTCCTCTACAAAGCCACCGCCCCGTCTCCTCCTCAACGCACACAGCCTTCCCAGCATCCCCATCCTTCCATTCCATTCGAGCAAAACCCTCCTCCCACCGAGAGAACACCAAGCTGCATTATGGCGCCCAAGGCGGAGAAGAAGCCGGCGTCGAAGAAGCCCACGGAGGAGGAACCCGCGGAGAAGGCGGCTGGGGCGGCGGAGAAGGCCCCCGCTGGGAAGAAGCCCAAGGCGGAGAAACGGCTCCCCGCGGGCAAGTCCGCCGGCAAGGAGGGCGGCAGTGGCAAGAAGGGGAAGAAGGCCAAGAAGAGCGTGGAGACCTACAAGATCTACATCTTCAAGGTGCTGAAGCAGGTGCACCCGGACATCGGCATCTCCTCCAAGGCCATGTCCATCATGAACTCTTTCATCAACGACATCTTCGAGAAGCTCGCCGCGGAGGCCGCCAAGCTCGCCCGCTACAACAAGAAGCCCACCATCACCTCCCGCGAGATCCAGACCTCTGTCCGCCTCGTCCTCCCCGGAGAGCTCGCCAAGCACGCTGTCTCCGAGGGCACCAAGGCCGTCACCAAGTTCACCTCGTCCTAGGCTCTCGGCTCCAGTCCCTCCCTACGCTGCTTCGCTTCTCCTGGTAGTAGTGGTAGTTTGGAGATTTGGGTGGTATGGTGTAGTGAAGTGATTGTTGGCTTCTGACTAACTCTGATTCTTGTAACAAGTATTATGGTTGTTCTGGAACCCAATTGTTATCTGAATCCTAATTAGTACTCCGATGCTTGCATAGCATCTGTTTATGGTGAACTAGAACCTTTTTATTGTTTTGTGATTCTTGATTTGCTCCTGTTGATGATTGTTTtttatgttgattttttttaatgtgcaGGAAGCACAatttgttgctgttcttgcACTCTATGAAAACTCGGGGCCAAATTGCGCTCGTGCGTTTACACTTGGTTGATTTGTGAGGCGTTTGAATATGGAGCCACAATTCGAGGATCAAGCCGCTACAGCTTACAGTTGGTTGCAGTGCAGTCGGAATGGATttgaaatttgggagagaagtTTGGTCACGAAATATTGGGCGCGATTTGAATTTAGGACCAGGAATCTGGCAAGCGCGATTTGTTTTGGCGCCTCTTCAAAATTTCAGCAACTGAAGAAAGTAGGCCACAGATGTGAAGATTAACTGGTTTGGCGTAGCCCACTCAGAGCCCAAACCCAAAATATAAGGCCGTGACGCTTCACAAGCGCCAACAGACGAAAAACAACTGCCAAGAACGCCAGAGCAGAAAGCAGCCCACGAGCTGAGGtgagggcggcagacggaaaaCAGTAGCAGAGAATGTCAGCACTTCTAGTTCGACTTGCATGTGTTAAGCATGCCGCCGGTTCATCCTGAGTCAGATCAAATCAACTTTGGTTGAGGTTCgaaaaactaataaaaataacatCATATGCACTCTATGCCCCTTATCTATACCCAACTAGCGAATCAAACGCGAGCTCCTCACAGAATAATATTTTGGTTGTGCGAACCAAAAGAAAGCTgatcaaaaattaattttagagTTGTGGATAAGGTCTATGAAAGAGTGTAAATCAAGAAAACAGCAGTAGCAGCTGCAATAGGAGCGGAATATGTGGGATCCATTTACTTAAGATACCTAGATgacaataatgatttttttcatatgTATTAAGACGTTTGGTCtgattttgattattatttCCCTTTGACTTCGCAAGGGTGAAGTTAGAGATCTTAAATTGCTCCACATAGATCACGCAGAATGCTACTCGAAATACCAAGGTTCTAATATAATGCTAGCCGAAACACACAAGCTTCTAATATATTCTTTACTTGACTATTGGTTGGAGGTTTTCATGTCAGTTTCTtgatttagaaattattatatATGTACGATGGATAGGTTGCAGGTAGCATgtagacttttttttaaaatttatttaacaCCATAGCTGTAGTTGTGTTTAGTGTTTAAGAGTAATTGAGACACTAGAGAATGGAAATGAAAAACTCTTGTTGATTTTATTGATTGATCATATATTTACATAAAAATGAAGGGACAAGATCATATTTCTTTGGAGAGACATTCGTCCTCAATGAGTGTATAACTGATCACTTATAATTGTTCCCTAATCCTATCCCTTAATCAATTTGCTCACCTGTATATAACGTAATAAAATCTCTTTAAAAATCctatgaaaaaatataaggaAAAGTATAATTGTAACACGCTATAAAAAACTTCTTAAACCCAATGGGGAAAATCTTAGGaaaaaatgatatgtatatatgcttgtATTAATATTGTCTTattaaaaactttatatgagaaaacttgagagtaaaacttataaaggaaaaaatattgcAATATATATGACCTGATGATCATTATCAGGTTATGTATCTTACGAGTTTATTCTCTCTGAACTTTGCAACTCTTGAAGTCATCTCATACCAATTTCGTAATAGAATAAACATATTGGAAAAGACTTTGTGAATAATGATATAAGATTATCATATGATATCATTTGCAAACTATCTATCTtcttatttttctataattcacgaggataaaataattttaggtAATATGCTATGTGATATTACATTTTATATAATATGCATACATTTGAACACAAGTAGTATTATCTTCATAAATAACGGTACATGATTCTGATGAATCAATATCACACAATTCTTGTATATGGTTAATCATTATGTGAAATCATACACATTCATATGATGTTTCATATAATTgtaattattttagaatgaaCAAGGCGATCATACCaagtcttgaatttatcaagattatgaaaaattatcGTATATGTAACATGTGTGACGGCATTGATGTATGTATAATACAATCGAGATGACATGGAAGAATTTTTCTCAAGCATTTGCTTGTCATATCCGTTAGATTTGGTGCGAAATAAATATTCATCACTGTTCTCAGTTTGATTTTTCACATGCAAAACCATTGAGATTAGTGTCTTTTGAACTGAGTAATGTACGAGTTGGATCAAGATACAGGAGTGCATCCATGATCGctagatggattttttttctcctagcAAATTGTGTTAGTGACACAACTACccactaaaaaaaaaatccaaattccTTCTTCCATCTGATTGTTTTTCGtaaaatttctatatatataagagAAAATTTCGTAGGAATTTAACTCATATATAGAAATACATATAGTGCTGATTTTCTTGATTATCATGTCTTGAGAGACTATTGTATATAGTGATATACAATATCATGCATGATAATAGTAAGCATATGATATTTAAGAGATGATTAGGAGACTAATAGTTGTCTCTCAATGTATCttgggaatttttttttcataaacacAACTTATATATACACCAAGGACatcctcctccttctagttGTGCATTGAAGTGAGCTTCAAAATTACCCTCCTTAACTTGCTTGCATTTCCCAATGGATTTGAGATACAAAACTGCCAAATATTTGAGAATCCGCATTTATACGATGATTCATACATCCATATCATTGACAAAATTTAAGTGTTGTCTATATTATCATTTCTGCCGAAACGAACTTTGCATTATGCAATTCCATTATGTTTCTGCATGTTGGAAAACTTTTCCTTTTCCTCAGATTTTCTGTTGTTCCGTTTATGGCCACGGAATTTATATCCTGAGTGTTAGCATTTACTTCAAGAATGGGTGTTGCACCCGTTGGTTGATTTTGATGATGATATTGCAAAGCAATGTCTAGATCAATGATTGGAAAATACATAAAGTTTTCACAATCATATCTACATATGAAATTGTGTGATCACGTAATCTCAACATTGAGCATCTTTTGTGAACTTGTGAGTTGTAATCTACAACTAACTAAAAGTCTAAAAAGTGAAGGAAAAACCATTCTCGTTGAGCTTCGGTTAGGATAACATATTGTTGCTCATAATGCTCCCATAGGGAGTTCAAAAAATGAGTGGATCTTTCTCTATTGAatactcagatttgagatctggatagaggtgatgtcataaaaatacaaaattgcATATTTAGAATGCTTGGGAATAGGATCGCTATTATCTGGTGGTGGAGTTATGATAGCAATATATATATCCGGGGAGTCAAATTTAGTTTGACACCCATGGCCCATGTTACGTAATTGTTGTCATTCGATGCAAGTTATGTGAATTTCTTCGTGGAATGTCAGCCATGTCTCACATGAAATACTatgaatttaattaatttaatatgAGAGTAAATTAAATATCATTGAAATGCTATAAAAATGCAAAATTAAAGGTTAATATGAGTATTGAATAATTATTAGTGTAGACCTTCATGACAGGTAAAATATTCGCTACTAATGTATTGGATTCCGCTTATAAAGAAGTAGGTGACTTGTAGTCACTGCCAAGTATATAAACTCTGTACATGTAAAATATTAGAAAACacgttgaaattttttttgcatttagTGAATGATTAAATAAACCTTGCAGTTGAAATTAATTTTGCATAAGATGTAAACCTCGCATTAGTAGGTGAGCAACTCGCTGCTATAACATGGATGTCATCTAATTAAGGTGGATGATACTACAGTTGTAGCTAATATTATAGACTATACTACCTTATGTTTTTCCAATATTCTATGAAAAAGGTAATCACCGAAATTCTGcattaatttttttgcaaattattTAAGTGAatgattaaataaaaaatgaattatagaggaaaataaataaataaaaaattgtaataaAGCAATTAAAGAATGTAAGATACtgcaaaatatttaaataaacaagtatttcaaaatgcatataggcccctatgtgggttttggctaattgatgacaaacgattaagagaCTAACGTGTTTATTGAGGTTATAAACAGATTTTAGTTCCGatggagaagttaaacgacGATGACGTacctcaaaagaaaagagaagcggcatgtagtcACTCAGTAGGTTTTAATTcgttttattttcaaaattgagtttaggaatgccgTTATATCAAGAATGACGcgtattgatagttttgatgcTGTCACAATGCTCAAGTATActtttagaaccaaaaattgAGTCACAATAATCGGCGGACACTAGGAAAGTACTATTTTTTGTCTGAATCCGAAGTCTTtaggttggcccggatactccggattctagACAGcagcctggagtctccgggtagagCTCCCAGCCGAGCTCTCGGGATGGGTTTAATGTTTTAACCAGgtgtctccgggttgacccggatactccgggttgacccgaatactccgggtgaGTTCAAAAAGcacagtaacgactagtttttgaggtgagggtataaataccccctcactcctccttcatttgctgctgaatAACTCGTGAACAAATTCATTCATGgacattcaatagccctcctaactcctctaaaaccttaaatgtttgaagatttggagagtaGGGTTAGGAGAGTGAGACTAAgagctagtgagcttaaatctAATCTTGAGCACTGGAGTTCATCACTAAGCCGTCGATCCGCGTTCTCGAGCACCTGAGTATCCAAATGCTGTAATCCGCTAcgaagttttatttttcagattttaccTATTCACCCACTCTAGATGACATCAAATACTTTCAGTATTACTAAAGGTAATACATATATATTACAGTATTGCACAATAGTATGCAAGTCATAACGACATGACTATcccaaatatatatttacataagGTAAATATAATGTAgttaaatatattacaaatctCAGGGTTTAAATGTAAAAGTACAAGCACACCATATATATTTACGTAATTTTGAGGAATTGCAGGGGGGTTTCTGGAATTTTGCCAGAGCCCAATAAATGCTATTAGGCGGAATGGGCTGAGGCCCGATTGGCCTTTCAGCCCATTCGGCCCATATAGATGCCGGATAAAAGGGCTGGGGGTGTTAAGGtttcccacccccccccccccctcccccgccgcgAGATATTCCAAGGGCGCCGCCGGTTGCTACAAGGGGCGCCGGCCGAGCCAAGTCCGACGTCCTCAGTGTCGTCGGCTACCGGCCGCCGGCCGTGAAGACCTTCGCCCGCCGTCTTCGTGCGTCGAACGTCCGCCGCCTAAGGTCGCGCCGTGCGGGTGGCCGTCGCCATGAGTGCGTACGTTGTCGGGGCCGTGCCCCGCCATTAAAGAGGGCCGTCAGCAGTCTGTTTTGGACCGCCGCTGGTTGGACGCCGGTCGCCGTTGCCTGAGTGCAACCGCTGTCATAGAGGGCTGGCCGGTTAGGGATCCACCGGATCCGAGCTCTCCGACCTCGGATGCGGAGTGACGACTAAGGTAGCCGCCGAGGTGATGCTCCGCCGTGGTTACCAGTGCTGCGACATGTCGATAAGGATGGCCGCCGCTCCGACGGTGTTGCAGCATGTGGTGAAGGCAGAGTGAAGAAAACGGAGGAATGCATCTTCGAGAGACATGATAGAGGTATGTCCACTTGGGATCCATTTTGCTTACCGACGATGTGGTCGGCCGATTGGCGATGTGTGTATATCGCGTTACCTTCGGTTGGATTGCCGATTGTCTTCCTCTCTTCTGTTTGTGCTCCCGCAGTCGGTCGGAGGACGCAAACTGCAGAGTAGATCGCGGTCTTGCAGGtgatgttcttgtgttcttctcCGCCGTCATTGTGGTGCGTTGTGACGCcgtggaggaagaagacgaaggATGGCGACCTTGCAGTGCTTCGCGCTTTCCTTGCAGTATTAGCCGATTAGCGGCGTGTTCTCTCTGTTCTCCGGTGTGCTTGCGTAGACTGTTCTGTGGATGATTCTATCCTCATTgatcatatatttatatagaaCCAAGGGATAAGATCATATCTTTGGAGAGAGATTCTTCCTCAACAGGTTGTACCTGTTTAATTAATCACTTATAATTGTttcatactatttttttataaatacttgttattttttattttacacgATCTTTGATGtgcaattttattattttttaatattagaatatagttataatatttaataaaaatataatatgatgaaattatttttaagataaactatatatgatttttatattatactaaattaaatatttaaaaaactattggtgcttaaaattttgaaaattcaattggattttgatggataagtatttatgatcagaGACACTAAGTAATATTTAGTGAGTACGTGTCAATTTTCCAAACAAGATTTATTTTCACCAGAGTGAGTATTTATAATTGCAGCCGGTGGCGTGCATCGCAATCTCTTTGTTCAGTGTTCCCCTGCCACCTTTCCTCATGCATCAATTCATAGTTGGTCGGTGTCTGCGGTCTGCGTGTGCGTGACTGCGCCTACGCCTGTGGGCTGCGGCCCACGCGAGGCCGCGAGGCGACTCCGACTCAGCGACTCAGCGAGACGCCGCCGAGGGCCCGAGACCTccagcctccaggagcgccagCTGCCAGCGCCTGGCCGCTGCCCGACTGGACGTCTGCACCTTGCACTATTGCATCCCAGTTGGCCGGTCCGTCAGTGGCCCGCCGCCCGTGGTCGCTCCGCTTCTGCAGCCTCCGCTTTGCTCAGACTGCTCTACGGACTGCGGTCTACCGTCTGCATGAGCCGCGCCTGCGGCTGCAGCCTGCACCTGCGCTAGGGGAAGCCATGATCGCGAAGGGCCGAACCGAACCACCGAAGGACACTCCCGACTCCCGATCAGAACTGCAAGACAGCAGGAGCAGCGACAGAGCAACTCAGGCACAGAGGCACTCAGCGACAGCGAGACGTCGGCCAAGACTCCAGGAGCGCCGAGTGCTAGGCCGCCAGCACATGGCCGGTGGCCGCCTCCGCTTCTCTGTCTACAGTCTACTGATTTAGAATTCAGGAATCACAATTTCAGGTTAATTTCAATTAATTcggtttttttagttttgtaacTTTGTAATTTATATGAGTTCAACCACTAACATGTTAATCTTTTTAATTATCAGTTCGTCCTAGGTATCATGTCATTGAGAAAGTACGCATCGGGTaacgaaaaaagaaaaaaagagaaaacaggTGGATGAGTTAAAAGAATCACAGAAGTGGGCAATGGATAAATTTTTAAGGAGTAATACGGACAGTTAAAAAACCCAAATGAGTGGACGATAGTTGTTGTGGAGGAACAAACTAATGTGAATGATGAAGACCAGGGCCCTACCCTTACGGAAGATAATGTTGACATCAACGAGGATGATAACAATGTAAGTGGTCATGAGAACATATTTAATTCATCTGCTACAGAATCTGCTAGTGTTGATAAGCAGCCGGTTTTTACTACGGATATTTATTATCCAAGAAATTGGGATAATCTTGATAACAAAGCTAGGGATATATTAGTGGAGAAGGGgcctataagagaagaaaatagtGTATTCCCTTTAGATGACAACTCAAGATATTTTCGTATGCTCATTTCTGTAGAAAAATGAGCAATGGGGAGGTTCATGATATAAAATGGTTAGTCTATTCGAAGCACGTTGATAGAGTGTTTTGCTTTAGTTGTAAgatttttaattctagaaattgcAAGAGTTCATTGgggctattttatttttttgaattgtgCAACAGATATATGTATTGTTTTCTGGTTCTACCAAAAGATGGAAAGTTTTGCTTGAACATGTTCCAAGTTTAACTGTAAAGTCGTTGTGCAATACTCGTTGGGAGAGTCGAATTAAAAGTGTTAAAGCAATTAGGTATCAAGCTCCTGAGCTAAGGTCAGCTTTGTTAAATTTAAGGAAAGCTGATGATACTGATCCCAAGGATAAGAGCGatgtaaaaaatttatttgaagtgctTG
Coding sequences:
- the LOC133919643 gene encoding histone H2B.2-like, which codes for MAPKAEKKPASKKPTEEEPAEKAAGAAEKAPAGKKPKAEKRLPAGKSAGKEGGSGKKGKKAKKSVETYKIYIFKVLKQVHPDIGISSKAMSIMNSFINDIFEKLAAEAAKLARYNKKPTITSREIQTSVRLVLPGELAKHAVSEGTKAVTKFTSS